A window of Centropristis striata isolate RG_2023a ecotype Rhode Island chromosome 13, C.striata_1.0, whole genome shotgun sequence genomic DNA:
attacaagtaaaagtcctgattTAACTCAATgttaaatttaattcaatttaatttaatttaatttaatttagtaaTTTACCACAGatgtaataattatatatttaatttaaaaagagaaaCTCAAACTATAGCGAGAAAGAAATTCTGCTGCTGGTAAATTGGAAATTATTAAATTAgagtaaatcaaattaaatatttgaaatgaaatttaaaaaatatttgaaattactttaaatcaTATCAATtacttaacaaacaaataaataaaaactcaaacTACAGCAAGAAATAAATTCTGCTGCTGGTTGACAATGGGTtagcattaaattaaattaaatcaaatcaaatcagattaaattaacaaattacaaatataaattaattgtgtgtgtatacgtttctcctttatttaaccaggtaaaagcctccttgagattaaaaaatctctcatggagcagtcacactgaccaagggaaccaatttctttgtcctttaaaaCTGATTTGAACAGGCTTAACTAAACTAATATTGTGAAAAGAGAAACTCAAACTATAGCACTCTACTGACCTTAAGCCCCGGGGTTTACATAATATATGTTGAAACAGTGCTTTGACCTGATGCAGATTGATTTTATTGGTGATGTTTTAATCCTGTGTGTGCACTAATAAGGTGCTCAAATTCTGTCTTCTGTTGGAAAgtagatgttgttgttttattctctTATGCTCAGGTAAAAACTTTCCCTGCAGAATATTCTGCATGCTGTAAtaatattctgcaaaaacaaagaATGCATTTCTCTATTAGCCCGAGCGCTCTCGTCATTCCCCCCTCTAAAGTTTGAGAAGCCCCTTTCACCACCCCTGGACTTTGTCTGTTTGCACTCATCATCTCGTCTCAGATCATTAGATAACCGAGTTCAGAGAATCACAAATAAACCCCCAGACTGTTCAGACAGTCTGTAGTAGAGCCTTTTCTGCTGCACAGTAAGTATACAGCTCTGTTGTAATAGTCATCTTTTACTGCTCTTAACTTAAAATGTGTGGGATCATTAAACCATAATTTTCTGCAGGTTTCCTCAGACAGAATGAGACTTTCAACCGTCCTGTTCCTCGCTGCTGTCTCCACAGTGGccagtaaatgtttctttatatCTGTGCATGCATTCAAGTATAAATGAAaggcaccagtctgcaaatttaACTCGAGCCAGCTTCTGAAATGGgaatattttctgtattattgTCTTCTATGGTtgtaaacttaatttattttgtttggacGCCTAATCAGACAAAACAAATGATTTAAGACACCACTATGGGGTtagaaaactgtattttttggggggtatttTCGGGACAAAACAATtgtttaatgcagaaaataagtAGATAAATTGATAATGAATCATTTTGATTTTGAACTAATCTAAACTTCCCCaaatttaccaaattaaatgaaatacaattaattaataaacagataaactaaactaaactaaactcaattaaaattgtgaaaaaagaaaTTCTGCAGCCAATTGATTATAGAATACCATttaagtaaaaatgtaattaaatttaattaaatgtattttataaatatgGCATTATGACATAAAAGTCccctaaaataaatacaagtaaaaaacaatgaaaaaatatgaattgaAATTGACTCTAGGGGCATTTAAATGCCAAACTTAAACTTTtggtttaaattaaattaaattaaattaaatgtggtATTATGGAATACAAATcccctgaaataaatacaagtaataaacaaataaatataattttaaattggCTCTAGGGGCATTTAAATGCCAAACTTAAACTTTtggtttaaattaaattaaattaaattaaattaaatttcctccaagaatcgccaccttatcgtggtggaggggtttgtgtgcctcagtgatcctgggagctgtgttgtcgggagcaatagctcctggtagggtctcccatggcaaagtggtctcaggggaggggccagactaagagcgattcaaagacccttatgaagcGGGACCATTTAAATCAgtgtacctcgcccggcacgggtaaaccggggccccctcctggagccagacccgggaggggagcacgcaggcgagcgtctggtggccgggccttTGTCCACGGGGCTcggccgggctcagcccgaaaAGACTACGTGGacccgccgacctgtgggcccaccacccGCAGACTCAGGCATAAGGGTCGGGTGCACAGAGAGTCGGGCGGCAGGCAAAGGCGgggacctgggcgtgctgacccccggctccagcggctagctctggggacgtggaacgtcacctcgctggcggggaaggagcccgagcttgtgcgggaggtggagcgttaccggctagaaatagttgggctcacctccacgcatagcttgggctctggaaccaaactcctggagagaggctggactctctccttttccggagttgcccagggtgagaggcgccgggcgggtgtggggatactcacaagcccccggctgagcgccgctgtgttgaagttctccccgaggaacgagagggtcgcctccttgcggctgcaagtcacagggagaaggtctctgactgttgtttgtgcttatgcaccaaacagcagttcggagtacccggccttcttggagtctctgggtggtgtcctggaaggggtaccatctggggactctattgttcttctgggagacttcaacgctcacgtgggtaacgatgatggtacctggaggggggtgattgggaggaacggcctgcccgatctaaacccgagtggtgttctgttattggacttctgtgctagtcacggattgtccataacgaacaccatgttcgagcatagagttgttcataagtgtacctggtaccagagcactctaggccaaagatcgatgatcgattttattatcgtatcgtctgatctgcggccgcatgttttggacactcgggtgaagagaggagcagagctgtcaactgatcaccacctggtggtgagttggatcaggtggcgggggaggatgctagacagacctggcaaacccaaacacgtagtgagggtgaactgggaacgtctggcagaggcccctgtctgcagggtcttcaactcacgcctccggaagaatttctccaacatcccgggtgaggctggggacatggagtccgaatgggccatgttcaaagcctcaattgttgacgcggctggtaggagctgtggcctgaaggccgtcggtgcctgtcgtggcggcaacccaagaacccgctggtggacaccagcggtgagggaggccgtcaagctgaagaaggaggcctttcggtcttggctggccgaggggtctctggaatcagcagacaggtaccgttcggccagaagggctgcagctgcggcagtcgctgaagcaaaaactcgggtatgggaggaattcggggaggccatggaggaggactttcggtcggcctcaaagaggttctggaaaaccgtcaggagactcaggaagggaaagcagggcttggcccaagctgtcttcagcgggggaggagacctgctgacccgacctggggatgtccttagacggtggaaagaacactttgaggaactccttaatccagccaaaacgtcctccgtagaggaggcagagtctgaagactcaggggaagactcatcaatatccctggccgaggtcgccgaggtagttaaaaagctgcccggtggcaaggcgccagggttggatgagattcgccctgagatgctgaaggctctggacattgttgggctgtcatggttgacacgcctcttcagtgtcgcgtggaggtctgggacagtgcctgtggattggcagaccggggtggtggttcccattttcaaaaagggggaccggagggtgtgttccaattaccgtggaattacacttctcagcctccccgggaaagtctactccagggtgctggaaaggaggctccggccgattgtcgaaccgcagattcaggaggaacaatgcggctttcgtcctggccgtggaacagcggaccagctctttacccttgcgaggcttctggagggggcatgggagtttgcccatccagtctacatgtgttttgtggatttggagaaggcttatgaccgtgtccctcggggagtcttgtggggggtactgcgggagtatggggcaccgggctcgttgctacgagctatccggtccctatataaccaaagtgagagcagtgtccgcatactcggcacaacgtcaaacacgttcccggtgggtgttggcctccgccagggttgccccttgtctccgattctgttcgtggtcttcatggacaggatctcaaggcgcagccggggggaggaagggatccggtttggtgacctcagaattgcatctctgctttttgcagatgatgtggttcttttggcttcatcaagccgggacctccagcactcactggggcggtttgcagccgagtgtgaagcggttgggatgagagtcagcacctccaagtctgaggccatggttctctgccggaaaacggtggactgccccctctgggtggggagagaggtactgcctcaagcgaaggagttcaagtatctcggggtcttgttcacgagtgagggtagaatggagcgtgagatggacaggcggtttggtgcagcgtcagcagtgatgcgggcgttgtaccggaccgtcgtggtgaagaaggagctgagcctgaaggcaaagctctcgatttaccggtccatctacgttccaaccctcacctatggtcatgagctttgggtagtgaccgaaagaatgagatcgcgggtacaagcggccgaaatgagcttcctccgtagggtggctgggctcagccttagagatagggtgaggagctcagacatccggagggagctcggagtagagccgctgctccttcgcgtcgaaaggagccagttgaggtggtttgggcatctggtaaggatgcctcccgggcgcctcccgttagaggtgttccgggcacgtccaactggtaggaggccccggggaagacccagaacacggtggagggattatatctctcgcctggcctgggaacgcctcggggtcccccaggaggagctggacgttgtggctggggagaggggcgcctggaatgccctgcttagcctgctgcccccgcgacccggccccggataagcggacgagaatggatggatggatggatggataaattaaattaaattaaattagattaaattaaattaaatgtggtATTATGGAATACACATCGcctgaaataaatacaagtaataaacaaataaatataattttaaattggCTTTAGGGGCATTTAAATGccaaactttacttactttcttacttttaGTAGTTTGggttaatattaaattaaattaaattaaattaaattaaattaaattaaatgtggcattatgaaataaaaatcccctgaaataaataacaagaaataaacagataaataaatataatttaaattgcCGTTAGGTGCATTTAAACATCCTACCAAGTGACAGACTGAAAACTGACGCATAAATTATGCACAGTAATTCTAACACGTGGCTTTTGTGTCATCTGTCGCTCTTTGTACCTCTGAACTTCATGTCTCTCAGGGGGTGTGCCCATGAGGAGCCTGGTTTTCCAGTTGCAGACGAGCAACAGCTACGTGGAGATGGTTCCTCAGAAGCCAATGAACTTAAACGCCTTCACACTGTGCATGCGCCTCACCACAGAGCTCAGCGGCGAGCGTGAGGTCATCCTGTTCGCTTACCGGACGCAACACTTCGACGAGCTGAATGTGTGGCGAGAGCTGGACGGCAGGTAGACCCAACATCAGACGAATAaagaaatatgtatatatatatatatatatatatatatatatatatatatatatatatatatatatatatatatatatatatatatttattttttttaaatttatttatatatttatttatttatttatttacaattaaaataaaatcatacaaaaaatacaggagtgattaaataaaagtcaaataactacacaaataaataaatgcatgaataaatcgATAAAGGAAAGAACAAATGAGTAAAGAATAAGGAAAGAATAgatgagtaaataaataagtataaatgaatacatggaaaattcaataaagaaattaatgaatatcagattattaaaaaatataaatacaggaATAGATGCAGTTATAAATAAATGGTagtcaataaaatattaaaataaaaacaataaataattaaatataataaacaaatgttgaaataaatatgGGAGTTtcagaaattaaataattaaaaataaataaatgtataaagaaatacaattttaaagtgtgtaaagaaaaaagtaaatgtacGAATAAATGCaggaatacatttaaaaaatacaaaaataaatacatttacaaataatcagaatttaaaaaaaataagtgagttaatacagaaataaataaataggagtaaataaaatggtaaagaaaaaacaaaaataagtaaatgcaTAAATCaatcaaagaaaacataaataaatacagaaatcattttttaaaagtgtataTAGAAAATACAGGGGAATAAGTAAATTCACAAATAAATCGGGaaagtttttataaaaaacaacaacaaataaatacaggaatagattaaaaaatgtacaattaaatctaaaaaagattttcttaataaataaaaaattcataaatgaataaatcaataaaagtattaaaaaaaataatggataattaaaaacaggaaatgaaagaATAAATACTGATTTTTTGTAATCAAGTGTACAAAGAAATTTCAGGAAATAAATTTATAAATGCATAAacgaattattattattattattattattattattattaataataataataataataataataaatggtcTCTGATTAAGTCTAATTAACTCTAATTGACTCTAATTAACTCTGATGAATGAACTCTGATTAATTCTAATTAATTCTAATGAACTCTGATTAACTCTGATTAACTCTGATTAGCTTTAATGAACTCTGATTAACTCTAATGAACTCTGATTAACTCTAATGAACTCTGATTAACTTTAATTAATTCTAATTGACTCTAATTAACTGTAATTAACTCTGATTGATTCTAATTAACTGAAATGAACTCTGATTAACTCTTATTAACTCTGATTAACTGTAATGAACTCTGATTAACTCTGATTCATTCTAATGAACTCTGATTAACTCTGATGACCTGTAATGAACTCTAATAACCTGTACATGTGTGTCCAGGCTGTCCTTCGCCCTGGCCGGAGGCTCGGCTATCTTCCAGGTCCCCGGCCTCGGCCCCCTGCAGACCCACATGTGTGTCACCTGGGATTCCAGCACAGGTGCATCCGCCTTCTTCATGGATGGAAAGAAAAGCGTCACCAAAATTTACAAGAAGGGCCACAGCATCAGCTCCGGGGGCAGGGTGATCATCGGACAAGATCCAGACTCGTACCTGGGGGACTTTGAGGCCTCACAGAGTTTCGTCGGGGAGATGAGTGACATCAATATGtgggactctgtcctctcaGACAGCCAGATCAGAGACGTGTTCTCCGGGAAGAAAGTCCAGAGGGGAAACGTCTTCGACTGGGAAACCGCAGAGTTAACAGTGAAGGGGCAGGTGCAGGTGGTTGATATTAAGGTGTAACTGGAAGACCCACAAAATATgctgataaaataaaagtgtaattatttttaaaattatggtCCAATAAAATGATTGCTGACAATGCCTGTTGTGGTgcaatattatatatcatagTAGTAGCAGTAGAGAGGTTGTTTTCATGCATCTATGTCTTACACAAATTCATTTACAGCCCAGGTTTTGAATTAATTATGTGACTTTCCTTAGACACCAGTGTGTCGGATTAGATGGATGGGAGGATGGAAATgaccagtgaataaaaaaataaatgtataaataaaaagagcagttaaatataaatttatgaataaatacagaaatgcattttaaaaatatataaagaaaatacaggAATAAAtagttatggaaaaaataaatatataaaaataaacagaaaaatgaataaatacaggaataaataaacaaagacagaaataaatagatacaaataaataatgcttaaataaatacaaaaataaataaatgcataaataacagaaaatataaatgttgaaataaatagatatttgcattaatggataaaacattaataatttaacaggatatgaattaataaatatatttaattaatttctatttttttagaaactacatttatttatttaactatttattcctgtgcatttattgatttgtattactgcatttatatattcttttttgtttccgcacttatttattttatttattaatttctcacAATACTGTGGTCTAATAAGTTTTTACatcatatattattttatctcatgGAAACTCAACTAAAACGCCTGagtatttgtgttgttttagcgCTCTCTGGTGGACATTTAGGAGAAATTCTCCAACAGGAGATCAGTTTTGTGGAGAAGCTGCATCAGTCACACTCAACAACTCAAAAGATTTACTATCAAGAGTATATTTGTGGATTATTATTCTATATGCATAATGAATTTTAATTAGCTAATCGTGGaactttaacatttaaaattgaaatcaatcaatcaaactttatttatatagggcttttcatacatataaatgcaactcaaagtgcacAGTATGGAGAACAATGAATTACCAAGTAaataccaataaaaaaatagattaataaatacatggaaaaataaataagtctaAGATAAAATATATGCTGaaataaaagtggaaataaatacCCAAATGCAGAGATCAGGACCTCCTCCCTCATTAACATAAAGGAACAGGAATGAATaaacttaaataattaatttataaatacatgtagtttgtaattattattaatattctttcatgtatttatgcgttcatttattttgtatttatctcagcctttatttatagttttattaatttacttcTGAATTATTCCTGCATTTaatcaaacatttatttctgtatctgtttctgtatttttatatttattcatacagttatttctattctttaaaaaaaaaaagtttaagtttGTTTGTTCCTATAGTTATTTACAATTTGTATTCAAGTACTTCTTTCTAGTATTTTTCATTAAGTTCTTCTctcatgtttatttcatttatatatttcagtttTACTTATTGATAACTTCGGAATTTTCAACTCCTCGGTAGTACCAAAAcagaatttaatttgattaacatattttacttttatattattaaCTGACCAGTGTGGAAGGCTATGAAAAAGGAGTAGGATATATCACAGAGGTTACAGGCACGGACGGGGTTCGAACCCGCGATCTTCGGTTTACGAGACCGACGCCTTACCACTTGGCCACCGCGCCTGGCAGTGTAAAACCGTCACACTTTGGCAATTTCAACAAAACTAGAGGATTAAAACGATTGGGAAACATCCATGACACGCAAAGTATTTTTAGCGTCAGCACGTCCTTGTTAATTAAACCGGCTCAACCACAGGAGGAACTTAATTCCAAAACTCCATTAACTTTTTACTCTATTTTGAATGTATTAGCAACAAACAGGTAAATCGCGCTTTCATGTAGGTTAAGAAATTTCCCCAAAATTTTCTGAAGCACTTTTCTGAAAATCGGCAATAAAACAAGGcaccaaaaacacactttattatggggaaaaaatgtatatatacaaataaatacagaaataaaagaataattaattatggaaaaataaatatataaaaataaaatgaaaaatgtaataaatacacgaataaataaacaaagacataaataaataaataaataaataatgatagcaataaacaaaaacaaaaacattgactttttcctttattttgactttttattagcAGCAAACGGGCAAATCGCGCCTTCATATAAGCTAAGAAATGTCCCCCAATTTTCCTAAAACACTCGACTATTTAATCGGCAATAAAACAAAGcccaaaaacacaatttattaaGCCTTTGGAAATGTTTAGCTTTTGTTATGATATATGCGGAATCGATAATGCCATGTGACAACTGATGAAATGTGaacttataaaa
This region includes:
- the LOC131983654 gene encoding C-reactive protein-like; translated protein: MRLSTVLFLAAVSTVARGVPMRSLVFQLQTSNSYVEMVPQKPMNLNAFTLCMRLTTELSGEREVILFAYRTQHFDELNVWRELDGRLSFALAGGSAIFQVPGLGPLQTHMCVTWDSSTGASAFFMDGKKSVTKIYKKGHSISSGGRVIIGQDPDSYLGDFEASQSFVGEMSDINMWDSVLSDSQIRDVFSGKKVQRGNVFDWETAELTVKGQVQVVDIKV